One region of Maylandia zebra isolate NMK-2024a linkage group LG10, Mzebra_GT3a, whole genome shotgun sequence genomic DNA includes:
- the slc7a1a gene encoding high affinity cationic amino acid transporter 1 isoform X2, which produces MAIKSLLHAASTFRKQLMRVKVVNSNSEDSRLCRCLNTFDLVALGVGSTLGAGVYVLAGAVARENSGPAIVLSFLIAAIASVLAGLCYAEFGARVPKTGSAYLYSYVTVGELWAFITGWNLILSYVIGASSVARAWSATFDELIGNPIGQFCRQYMALNVPGALAEYPDIFGAFIIIILTSLLAFGVKESAMVNKVFTCINVLVLVFMVISGFVKGNIKNWQLDPEEILHASYTTNSTNVTDVLPSAESLGIGGFMPFGFTGVLSGAATCFYGFVGFDCIATTGEEVKNPQRAIPFGIVSSLLICFVIYFSVSGALTLMMPYYLLDSNSPLPTAFNYVGWGGAKYAVAVGSLCALSTSLLGSMFPLPRIILAMAQDGLLFSFLANISERKSPVTSTVAAGAIAVVMVLMFELKDLVDLMSIGTLLAYTLVAACILVLRYRPSMGYQIVSSHEEMELNEGNILPGMEERLSFKTLLFPDNPTPSKLSGFTVNVCVFLLGMLMLAFSVLASYGDLASWNLVALSVIFMMCLFVVFIIWRQPQNHTKLSFKVPMLPFIPVISMFVNIYLMMQLEERTWVKFSIWMAIGFAIYFSYGIRHSTLSAAAHSTPDTEMMGLGLNHKSASPEKEAFLSNGIDVREENDGDL; this is translated from the exons ATGGCTATAAAGAGCCTTCTGCACGCTGCTTCCACTTTcaggaagcagctgatgagggtGAAAGTGGTAAACTCTAACTCCGAGGACTCACGTCTGTGCCGATGTCTCAACACCTTTGACCTGGTAGCCCTCGGTGTGGGCAGTACATTGGGTGCTGGTGTTTATGTGCTCGCTGGTGCTGTTGCAAGAGAGAATTCAG GTCCTGCTATTGTGCTGTCATTCCTAATAGCAGCTATAGCCTCAGTGTTAGCCGGGCTTTGCTACGCTGAGTTTGGAGCCCGTGTTCCCAAAACAGGCTCGGCTTATCTGTACTCCTATGTGACTGTAGGGGAGCTGTGGGCCTTCATCACTGGATGGAATCTCATTCTTTCCTACGTCATTG GTGCCTCCAGCGTGGCTCGTGCATGGAGCGCCACCTTTGATGAGTTGATAGGGAACCCCATAGGGCAGTTCTGCAGACAGTACATGGCCCTGAATGTACCAGGAGCACTGGCAGAGTATCCTGACATATTTGGTGCTTTCATCATAATCATTCTTACAA GTCTGCTGGCATTTGGGGTCAAAGAATCAGCAATGGTGAACAAGGTCTTCACTTGTATCAATGTCCTAGTCTTGGTGTTCATGGTGATCTCTGGATTCGTCAAAGGCAATATTAAAAACTGGCAGCTAGACCCTGAAGAGATCCTACATGCAAGTTATACAACAAACAGCACCAA TGTGACAGACGTCCTGCCAAGCGCAGAGAGTTTAGGAATCGGCGGCTTCATGCCATTTGGATTCACCGGTGTCCTGTCAGGAGCCGCTACCTGTTTCTATGGGTTTGTAGGATTTGACTGCATTGCTACCACAG GTGAAGAGGTGAAGAACCCCCAGCGAGCCATTCCTTTTGGTATCGTATCCTCATTGCTCATCTGCTTTGTGATCTACTTCAGCGTTTCTGGTGCTCTCACCCTCATGATGCCATACTACCTGCTGGACAGCAACAGCCCTCTGCCTACAGCTTTTAATTATGTGGGCTGGGGGGGCGCGAAATATGCCGTAGCTGTAGGCTCTCTTTGCGCTCTGTCTACAAG TCTGTTGGGTTCCATGTTCCCCCTACCTCGTATCATCCTTGCCATGGCGCAGGATGGCCTGCTCTTCTCCTTCTTGGCCAACATCAGCGAGAGAAAATCTCCCGTAACATCTACTGTTGCTGCCGGGGCTATAGCTG TTGTCATGGTGTTAATGTTCGAGCTGAAGGACCTGGTGGACCTGATGTCGATAGGGACGCTGCTAGCCTACACATTAGTGGCTGCCTGTATCCTGGTGCTCAG GTACCGGCCCAGCATGGGTTACCAGATTGTCAGTAGCCACGAGGAGATGGAGTTGAATGAGGGCAACATCCTGCCCGGTATGGAAGAGAGGCTCAGCTTCAAAACGTTGCTGTTCCCAGACAACCCCACACCATCCAAACTGTCAGGCTTCACTGTCAACGTCTGTGTCTTTCTCCTCG gaaTGCTGATGCTGGCATTCAGTGTTCTGGCATCTTATGGAGATCTTGCTTCGTGGAACTTGGTAGCCCTCAGCGTCATCTTCATGATGTGTCTTTTCGTGGTCTTCATCATCTGGAGACAGCCCCAGAACCACACTAAACTCTCCTTCAAG GTGCCCATGCTGCCCTTCATTCCAGTGATCAGCATGTTTGTCAATATCTACCTGATGATGCAGCTTGAAGAACGCACTTGGGTTAAATTCTCAATCTGGATGGCCATAG GTTTCGCGATCTACTTCAGCTATGGTATCCGTCACAGCACCCTGTCAGCTGCAGCTCATTCGACTCCGGACACAGAGATGATGGGCTTAGGGCTTAACCACAAGTCAGCATCACCAGAAAAGGAAGCCTTTCTGTCCAATGGCATTGATGTAAGGGAAGAGAATGATGGAGATTTGTAG
- the slc7a1a gene encoding high affinity cationic amino acid transporter 1 isoform X1, which yields MAIKSLLHAASTFRKQLMRVKVVNSNSEDSRLCRCLNTFDLVALGVGSTLGAGVYVLAGAVARENSGPAIVLSFLIAAIASVLAGLCYAEFGARVPKTGSAYLYSYVTVGELWAFITGWNLILSYVIGASSVARAWSATFDELIGNPIGQFCRQYMALNVPGALAEYPDIFGAFIIIILTSLLAFGVKESAMVNKVFTCINVLVLVFMVISGFVKGNIKNWQLDPEEILHASYTTNSTNVTDVLPSAESLGIGGFMPFGFTGVLSGAATCFYGFVGFDCIATTGEEVKNPQRAIPFGIVSSLLICFVIYFSVSGALTLMMPYYLLDSNSPLPTAFNYVGWGGAKYAVAVGSLCALSTSLLGCLYPVPRVIMAMADDGLLSKSLARVNSCTKTPLNATFVTSSLAVVMVLMFELKDLVDLMSIGTLLAYTLVAACILVLRYRPSMGYQIVSSHEEMELNEGNILPGMEERLSFKTLLFPDNPTPSKLSGFTVNVCVFLLGMLMLAFSVLASYGDLASWNLVALSVIFMMCLFVVFIIWRQPQNHTKLSFKVPMLPFIPVISMFVNIYLMMQLEERTWVKFSIWMAIGFAIYFSYGIRHSTLSAAAHSTPDTEMMGLGLNHKSASPEKEAFLSNGIDVREENDGDL from the exons ATGGCTATAAAGAGCCTTCTGCACGCTGCTTCCACTTTcaggaagcagctgatgagggtGAAAGTGGTAAACTCTAACTCCGAGGACTCACGTCTGTGCCGATGTCTCAACACCTTTGACCTGGTAGCCCTCGGTGTGGGCAGTACATTGGGTGCTGGTGTTTATGTGCTCGCTGGTGCTGTTGCAAGAGAGAATTCAG GTCCTGCTATTGTGCTGTCATTCCTAATAGCAGCTATAGCCTCAGTGTTAGCCGGGCTTTGCTACGCTGAGTTTGGAGCCCGTGTTCCCAAAACAGGCTCGGCTTATCTGTACTCCTATGTGACTGTAGGGGAGCTGTGGGCCTTCATCACTGGATGGAATCTCATTCTTTCCTACGTCATTG GTGCCTCCAGCGTGGCTCGTGCATGGAGCGCCACCTTTGATGAGTTGATAGGGAACCCCATAGGGCAGTTCTGCAGACAGTACATGGCCCTGAATGTACCAGGAGCACTGGCAGAGTATCCTGACATATTTGGTGCTTTCATCATAATCATTCTTACAA GTCTGCTGGCATTTGGGGTCAAAGAATCAGCAATGGTGAACAAGGTCTTCACTTGTATCAATGTCCTAGTCTTGGTGTTCATGGTGATCTCTGGATTCGTCAAAGGCAATATTAAAAACTGGCAGCTAGACCCTGAAGAGATCCTACATGCAAGTTATACAACAAACAGCACCAA TGTGACAGACGTCCTGCCAAGCGCAGAGAGTTTAGGAATCGGCGGCTTCATGCCATTTGGATTCACCGGTGTCCTGTCAGGAGCCGCTACCTGTTTCTATGGGTTTGTAGGATTTGACTGCATTGCTACCACAG GTGAAGAGGTGAAGAACCCCCAGCGAGCCATTCCTTTTGGTATCGTATCCTCATTGCTCATCTGCTTTGTGATCTACTTCAGCGTTTCTGGTGCTCTCACCCTCATGATGCCATACTACCTGCTGGACAGCAACAGCCCTCTGCCTACAGCTTTTAATTATGTGGGCTGGGGGGGCGCGAAATATGCCGTAGCTGTAGGCTCTCTTTGCGCTCTGTCTACAAG CTTGCTGGGTTGTCTGTACCCTGTTCCTCGTGTGATCATGGCTATGGCTGATGATGGGCTGTTATCAAAGTCCTTGGCCAGGGTCAACTCCTGCACCAAAACCCCACTAAATGCAACTTTTGTCACTTCCTCTCTGGCAG TTGTCATGGTGTTAATGTTCGAGCTGAAGGACCTGGTGGACCTGATGTCGATAGGGACGCTGCTAGCCTACACATTAGTGGCTGCCTGTATCCTGGTGCTCAG GTACCGGCCCAGCATGGGTTACCAGATTGTCAGTAGCCACGAGGAGATGGAGTTGAATGAGGGCAACATCCTGCCCGGTATGGAAGAGAGGCTCAGCTTCAAAACGTTGCTGTTCCCAGACAACCCCACACCATCCAAACTGTCAGGCTTCACTGTCAACGTCTGTGTCTTTCTCCTCG gaaTGCTGATGCTGGCATTCAGTGTTCTGGCATCTTATGGAGATCTTGCTTCGTGGAACTTGGTAGCCCTCAGCGTCATCTTCATGATGTGTCTTTTCGTGGTCTTCATCATCTGGAGACAGCCCCAGAACCACACTAAACTCTCCTTCAAG GTGCCCATGCTGCCCTTCATTCCAGTGATCAGCATGTTTGTCAATATCTACCTGATGATGCAGCTTGAAGAACGCACTTGGGTTAAATTCTCAATCTGGATGGCCATAG GTTTCGCGATCTACTTCAGCTATGGTATCCGTCACAGCACCCTGTCAGCTGCAGCTCATTCGACTCCGGACACAGAGATGATGGGCTTAGGGCTTAACCACAAGTCAGCATCACCAGAAAAGGAAGCCTTTCTGTCCAATGGCATTGATGTAAGGGAAGAGAATGATGGAGATTTGTAG